The proteins below come from a single bacterium genomic window:
- a CDS encoding histidine kinase, with translation NAVQAMPGGGTLRLECARAGDQAAVSVIDTGEGIPEEHLAKVFEPLFTTRANGIGLGLSLSQRYARSNRGRIECDSLPGRGSVFRLLLPVARDGGPVSMRPGKRSEDRV, from the coding sequence CAACGCGGTGCAGGCGATGCCCGGCGGTGGCACCCTGAGGCTGGAGTGCGCACGCGCCGGCGACCAGGCGGCGGTCTCGGTCATCGATACCGGCGAGGGGATCCCCGAGGAGCACCTCGCCAAGGTCTTCGAGCCGCTCTTTACCACCAGGGCGAACGGCATCGGTCTCGGGCTGTCGCTGTCGCAACGCTACGCCCGTTCCAACAGGGGACGGATCGAATGCGATAGTCTCCCTGGCAGAGGATCGGTTTTCCGGTTGCTGCTGCCGGTGGCGCGAGACGGCGGCCCGGTGAGCATGCGCCCCGGCAAGCGATCCGAGGATCGCGTGTAG